GGCACCTAACAAAATCTTTTTTGAAGTAAGGGTTTTCCAGCGAAAAACGAGCTTTATTAAGTCAAAAACTACACAAAAAACGCAAAGATAAAGCACAAAACCGATCCATATAAGCACTAAAAAAGCCAACCACTTTGAAAATAGAGGAGGTAAATGTTGGTCAGTATACCTTATAAAAACAGGAGAAAATACAAGGAGTATAAAAACAGTAACAATAAATTTACGGAGATTACGCCTTTTAACTAAGGGCCTAATCTTAGTAAGATAAAGATAGAGATAGATCAGAGAAAATACAGTAAAAAAAATTAAAAGAAACCAGAACATAAAATCAAAATTTTATGGTTTTACCCTGTTTTCCTCCCAGTATTTATAAATTTTAGTTTTTATTTCTTCTGGAAGAGGAACATAAGCAAGCCTCACTGCTATAGCATCGCCCTGTTTAAAGGCCCACTCAAAGAATTTAACCACCTCCTTATTAACCTCTTCTTTATCTTTAGATAAAAGGATATAGGTTAATCCTGTAATAGGCCAGGCTTTTTCTCCGGGTGCATTGGTAATCCAAGCATAAAAATGTTTCTTTGGGTCTAAGTCTGCAGACTTAGCCGCTTCTTTAAAGGATTCTTCAGAAGGGGCAACTACAGCCCCTGAGGCATTTTTTAAACTTACCATAGAAAGTTTATTCTGTAGAGCATAAGCATACTCTATGTATCCAATCGTATAAGGGGTCTTTTTTACATAGTTAGAAACTCCTTCATTTCCTTTAGCACCTACTCCCGTTTTCCAGCTTACAGAAGTGCCTGTACCTACCTCCTTCTTCCATTCAGTACATACCTGAGAAAGATAATGGGTAAATATGGCTGTAGTACCTGACCCATCAGCCCTATAAACCACTAAAATTTCTTTATCTGGCAAAACCAAATCAGGGTTAAGTTTCTTTATCTCTGGATCGTTAAACTTTTTAATCTTACCTAAAAAGATATAGCATAAAGTCTTTCCATCTAAAACCAGACTTTTTTCTTTAATATCCGGAATATTCACTACTGGAACCACCCCTCCAATAACCGTAGGAAATTGAATAAGTTTGTTTTCTTCCACCTCTTTAGGAGTTAAAGGCTTGTCAGTAGCGCCAAAATCAACGGTTTTTTCGATAATCTGTCTTATACCCCCTCCAGAACCTATAGACTGATAATTTATTTTTACGCCCGTAAGCTTATAGTATTCGTTCGCCCAGTTAGCATAAAGAATGTAAGGGAAACTTGCCCCTGCTCCGTTAATGAATTTAGAGGGCTTAGAAGGCTTTTCCCCTCCTCCTTTACAACCATAAAAACCTAAAAGCACCACCCAAATTAAAAAAAATCCTAATAAGGATTTTATCTTCATAAATTTCCCCCCTGCATTTTTCTTTCATAAGCCTTAGTGATTTCAGAGAAGGTAAAAATCGACATAAATTCATATCCTCTTTCTTGTATCCTTTCTTTACCCCCTTCTTCTCGGTCAACCAACGCCATAACCTTTACTATCTTGATACCTTCCCTTTCCAAGACCTCTATAGCCTTTATTACAGACCCTCCGGTAGTAACCACATCTTCTACCAAAACAACCTCCATACCAGGCGAAACATTTCCCTCTATTTGTTTAGAGGTTCCATATTTTTTAGGTTCCTTCCTGATCAAAAGCCCTTCTAAAGGATAGTCTTCTTCCTGTGCCTTAGAGAGGATGGCACAAACTATAGGGTCAGCCCCTATACTCATACCTGCAACTCCATCAACTCCAAGAAACCTTATTTCTTGCCAAAAGGCACACCCTATTAACTCAAAGCTCTTAGAATAAAGGGTAACCTTCCTGCAGTCTAAATAATAAGGACTTTCTTTTCCGCTTGCTAAAACAAAAGGCTTATCTGGAGAATAAAGAAAGGCCCTTTCCAAAATAAATTCTAAAAGAGCATCCCTCTTGGCTTTTATACAGATTTCAATGACACTCTGCACTAAAGGATGAGCTTTCCCTAAAAACCTTCTTAGTTCCTTAAACGCTTTATCTTCAGAAGGAAGATTGTAATAAATCAAATTTTTAAGATGCTCGAAACTTTCTGGAGAAATATAAGTAAACTTTATACCAAAACCTTGCCCTGGAACTGTCCTAACAACTATTCCTTTGATAAAAATTTTTACTTCAGGGCTTAAAAACAATACCAATACTACTTCTTGATTCAGTTCAGGCCAAAAATCACTTTCTAAGAATACTCCTCCATAACTTATGTCTTTAATCTTTGCTGTGTAACTTCTGTTTCCTACCAGAAACTCCACATCTATTGGAATTGGAATGCGGGTAA
Above is a genomic segment from Thermodesulfobacterium commune DSM 2178 containing:
- the pyrE gene encoding orotate phosphoribosyltransferase; the protein is MEKRQFTRIPIPIDVEFLVGNRSYTAKIKDISYGGVFLESDFWPELNQEVVLVLFLSPEVKIFIKGIVVRTVPGQGFGIKFTYISPESFEHLKNLIYYNLPSEDKAFKELRRFLGKAHPLVQSVIEICIKAKRDALLEFILERAFLYSPDKPFVLASGKESPYYLDCRKVTLYSKSFELIGCAFWQEIRFLGVDGVAGMSIGADPIVCAILSKAQEEDYPLEGLLIRKEPKKYGTSKQIEGNVSPGMEVVLVEDVVTTGGSVIKAIEVLEREGIKIVKVMALVDREEGGKERIQERGYEFMSIFTFSEITKAYERKMQGGNL
- the pstS gene encoding phosphate ABC transporter substrate-binding protein PstS — translated: MKIKSLLGFFLIWVVLLGFYGCKGGGEKPSKPSKFINGAGASFPYILYANWANEYYKLTGVKINYQSIGSGGGIRQIIEKTVDFGATDKPLTPKEVEENKLIQFPTVIGGVVPVVNIPDIKEKSLVLDGKTLCYIFLGKIKKFNDPEIKKLNPDLVLPDKEILVVYRADGSGTTAIFTHYLSQVCTEWKKEVGTGTSVSWKTGVGAKGNEGVSNYVKKTPYTIGYIEYAYALQNKLSMVSLKNASGAVVAPSEESFKEAAKSADLDPKKHFYAWITNAPGEKAWPITGLTYILLSKDKEEVNKEVVKFFEWAFKQGDAIAVRLAYVPLPEEIKTKIYKYWEENRVKP